A stretch of DNA from Tissierellales bacterium:
CTAGATGCACCGAGTACATTTGCCGCTTCCTCTATAGATGGATCAATTTGCTGAAGTGATGCAATTCCCGAACGAATACCAACTGGCATCGAACGAATAACAAAAGCTACAACCAATATAAGCGCTGTTCCCGTAAGAACTATTGGTTTTTGATTATAAGTCATAACATATCCAAGACCTACTACAGTACCTGGAATAGCTATTGAAAGCATAGTTGTGAAATCCAAATAACCTTTACCAATAAAACGCTTTCTAGCAATCAAAAATGCGATTACCATAGAAAGTACACCAGATATTGGAGTTGCTATAAGAGCAAGTAACGTAGTGTCTGCTATTGGCTTTATACCTAAGTCAAATACGTATTTGAAGTGCTTGAGTGTAAATGAGTAATTTACTCCCCAAAGCTTTACAAACGATCCTATCGGTACGAGTATGTACATCATACCAACAAATAAGCTAACCATAACTACAAATGCATGAAGTGGTTTAACTATTTTAGGATCTGTGATCAAATCTCTACTTCTAGATACCTTACCAGTTACTGTAACATAAGATTTCTTTCCAATGTAGAACTTTTGAACCAAAAATGCTACTACCGAAATAGTTAAAAGCATTATAGCAAGTGCAGTTGCACCGCTCATGTCCAAACTACCAATACCCTGCATGTAAATCTGTACCGCCATAGTAGTATAGTTTCCACCAATTACCATAGGGTTTCCAAAGTCTGCTACTGATTGAATAAATACTAGTAAGCCTGCATTTGCAATACCTGGCACCATTAGAGGAAGTGTAACTGTTTTAAACACCTGCCACCTTGAAGCTCCAAGGTCTCTAGCTGCTTCTTCAACCGATGGGTCTATCTGTTTTAAAAGTCCCACAAGCATCAAATATGCAACTGGGAAAAATGTAAGTACTTGAACTAATACTAATCCGTGAAATCCGTATATCTCTGCATTTTGCATTCCTAGAAGTCCTCTAGTTATTAAACCGCTACGTCCAAATAGTAAAATGGCCGATAAACCTATTAAAAATGGGGGTGAAATAATTGGTAATATCGCAATCGCACTTAGTAATTTTTTGTGCTTCATTTTTACATACGTCGCTGCATACGCAAATACAAATCCTATAATCGTCGAAAGAATCGACACTGTAACTCCTAGTTTCAATGTATTAAATATAATATCTCTATTGTATGATAGCTTTAAAATTTGTTGGTAGTGATGAATAGATGCCTTTCCTTCAAACAAAAAACTTTCTTTTAATATGTTTACTAATGGAAAAACGATAAACATCGTTACCAATATCAGAACAGCCACAATTGTTGAAAAAAGAATCGGATCTTGGGTAACTTTTTTCATGTTGGCCAATTCACTTTTGACTTTAAGTCTTTGTGTTTTCATGATTTCCTCCTAAAATTGGTAAAAAATTTAAGGCCCTCGGGCCCTATTATCTGTTTTGATATTATGTCTTAGTTTTTGTGTAGTAATCAAAAGCCGTTAGGCTCTTGATTACTACACTATTGCATGTTATATGAGAGAGGACTTTCGCCCTCATTTGAGAGTTTACTCTGTTGGTGGTGTAGTCTTTGTAAGTTCCATAAATCTTTCTAAGAACTCACTTCTGTTGTCTCCAGCCCACTTAAAGTCATAATCTATAAGCTTTGTATCTTTAAGAGTCATAGCTTGCTCTGGTGGGTTAGCTTCTTTATTTGTCAAGAATTGGAATGAACCTACAGTTTTACCAAGCTCTTGAGCTTCCTTAGAAAGTGCCCAGTCTACAAACATTTTAGCAGCTTCTTGATCTGGTCCACCTTTGATGATACCAACTGCTCCGATTTCATATCCAGTTCCCTCTTCTGCTGCAGTAAATACGATGTCTTCGTATCCTTCTTCTTGATATTTGATAGCATCATGCAAGAATCCAAGTGCAATTGGAGCTTCTCCCATACCTACCATACGACCTGGCGCACTACCAGACTTAGTGTATTGACGCACTTGTCCGTTGAATTTCTGTAAATATTTGAATCCTTCTTCTTCGCCTTTTAATTGGACGATTGTAGCAAGGAAATTGTAAGCTGTTGATGATGAACCTGGATGAGCTACTACTATATTGCCTTTAAATTCTGGCTTCAATAAATCATCCCAAGTCTTTGGTAATTCTAAACCATTTTCTTCTAACCACTTTTTATTTCCTTCAATTCCTAAGTAACCTGAATAAATTCCTGTCCAAGCTCCATCTGGATCTTTGAAGTTATCTGCAATATTTTCTGCAACTGGTGATTTATAATTTTCTAATAATCCATCATTTTTAGCTGCGATAAATGTAAGTGCTCCACCGCCGTACCATACCGATGCTGATGGGTTTTCTTTTTCTGCTTTAATTCTAGCGTAGATTTCTCCACCGCTCATACGAACTACATCTGTTTTTACCCCTGTAGCCTTTTCAAACTCTTTAGCTGCTAACATAGCATGGTCTTCCATTAGACCTGCATAAACAGTAAGTTTTAAATCTTTATTTTCTTGTGTCTCTGAGTTACTTGCCGTATCTTGTCCGCCGCCACAACCAGTAAGAAGTGTCGCGCCAACAACTATAGCACTCATAAGTAAAGCAATTGCTTTTTTCATGATTTCTCCCCCTCTATTATTCTTATCAATTCTATTTTTAAGTCATTTTTATTATATATGAAATCGTTTTCTTTGTAATTACCAAAATATTGCCGTATCAAACGGCAATCAGTGGTAAATATATTATTTTTGTAAAAATTGACTCCAAAATCGCTTAGCATCCGACTCTGCTCCGCAGTTTAGCTTAAAAGGTATTATAGCTGTAAGTAAAACTAAGAAATTAAATAAAATACCTATTTTCAATCCTTGTTTTAACCACAAAATATCCGCTTCATAATAAGCACCTTTCAAAATCACAATAAACAAAAGTGTCATAAATGGACCTGCGAGTATCGTGTACAATCTGTGTTTTTTCGAAATATCTGTGTTATAAAACTGGCAATAGCTTGGAAATATACACATATCTTTGTGTACTTTCATCAAAACTCTTCCAACTCTACGCTCTGCTTTTAGAAATGAATCTTTTTTGCCGATGTGAATTATTATCAAATCCTCCGACCACCTAATCAGCGCAATAATATGCCCTAATTCATGCCATACTATACTTGAAACAATAAATACTATACTTGAAATAATTACCCCAAAAACTTCTACTACTGACATAGTTCATCTCCTTTCATCACTAGATTTTGCCATGCCCTAGCTCTCCACAAAAGACTTCTTGTGTTCAGTCTACTTCGTTTTGTCTGAAAAGTCAAAATCTTTTGCGAAAAAGTCATTTAATTGCAAGATTTTACTTGTTATCAATATACCCCTATGATAGACTTTATTTTGTTAAAGTTTTTGTATTTATAGTAAAAATTTTTTGAAAGGATGACTGATATGAAAGAACATTATAAGTATTACATAGCAATGGTTTTTACAGCCATTTTATTTGCTGGTGCATTTATAGCTGGAAAACTTGGAGTAAGCTCTTTTTCTCCTGTTGTCATGACATTTTTGAGAATGGGGCTAGCTTCTATAATCATCTTCCCATACATGTGCTACAAAGAAGGTTCTAATTGGAAA
This window harbors:
- a CDS encoding iron ABC transporter permease, which codes for MKTQRLKVKSELANMKKVTQDPILFSTIVAVLILVTMFIVFPLVNILKESFLFEGKASIHHYQQILKLSYNRDIIFNTLKLGVTVSILSTIIGFVFAYAATYVKMKHKKLLSAIAILPIISPPFLIGLSAILLFGRSGLITRGLLGMQNAEIYGFHGLVLVQVLTFFPVAYLMLVGLLKQIDPSVEEAARDLGASRWQVFKTVTLPLMVPGIANAGLLVFIQSVADFGNPMVIGGNYTTMAVQIYMQGIGSLDMSGATALAIMLLTISVVAFLVQKFYIGKKSYVTVTGKVSRSRDLITDPKIVKPLHAFVVMVSLFVGMMYILVPIGSFVKLWGVNYSFTLKHFKYVFDLGIKPIADTTLLALIATPISGVLSMVIAFLIARKRFIGKGYLDFTTMLSIAIPGTVVGLGYVMTYNQKPIVLTGTALILVVAFVIRSMPVGIRSGIASLQQIDPSIEEAANVLGASSKKVFTSVTLPMIKPAFFSGLVYSFSRSMTLVSTIIFLVSARHSLLTVAIMSQIDQGRVGVASAYSTILIIIVGSMIAFMRYLLSKLGVDKEDIEM
- a CDS encoding ABC transporter substrate-binding protein, which translates into the protein MKKAIALLMSAIVVGATLLTGCGGGQDTASNSETQENKDLKLTVYAGLMEDHAMLAAKEFEKATGVKTDVVRMSGGEIYARIKAEKENPSASVWYGGGALTFIAAKNDGLLENYKSPVAENIADNFKDPDGAWTGIYSGYLGIEGNKKWLEENGLELPKTWDDLLKPEFKGNIVVAHPGSSSTAYNFLATIVQLKGEEEGFKYLQKFNGQVRQYTKSGSAPGRMVGMGEAPIALGFLHDAIKYQEEGYEDIVFTAAEEGTGYEIGAVGIIKGGPDQEAAKMFVDWALSKEAQELGKTVGSFQFLTNKEANPPEQAMTLKDTKLIDYDFKWAGDNRSEFLERFMELTKTTPPTE